A genome region from Oenanthe melanoleuca isolate GR-GAL-2019-014 chromosome 2, OMel1.0, whole genome shotgun sequence includes the following:
- the HYCC1 gene encoding hyccin isoform X1, translated as MLAVDTGVVEEWLSEFKTLPEASISSYAASLKDRTALISSLYKVIQEPQSELLEPVCHQLFEFYRSGEEQLLRFTLQFLPELMWCYLAVSASRDLQSSGCIEALLLGVYNLEIVDKEGHSKVLSFTIPSLSKPSVYHEPSSIGSMALTEGALSQHGLSRVVYSGPHPQREMLTAQNRFEVLTFLLLCYNAALSYMPAMSLQSLCQICSRICVCGYPRQQVRKYKGVNSRIPVSSEFMVQMLTGIYYAFYNGEWDLARKAMDDVLYRAQLELYPEPLLVANAIKASLPQGAMKSSKEGTRCIQVEITPTSSRISRNAVTSMSIRGHRWKRHDNSDLAIEEELIEVSETDEGFYSRATSGTSQSALSNSSTTSSKSLLGKSQRRSGGSKPGGKEKEGETCREHLSRKQTQRAMSENLELVSLKRLTLTTSQSLPKPGSHSLARTTTTVFSKSFEQVSGVPLPNNRGGVSGTEANRFSACSLQEEKLIYGTERTDLPILSKQPNQQRPPSISITLSTD; from the exons ATGTTAGCTGTGGACACTGGGGTTGTGGAGGAGTGGTTATCAGAGTTCAAG acacTACCAGAAGCATCCATATCCAGCTATGCTGCTAGCTTGAAAGACAGGACTGCTTTGATTTCATCTCTTTATAAAGTAATTCAGGAGCCACAGAGTGAA CTTCTGGAGCCAGTTTGCCACCAGCTCTTTGAGTTCTATCGCAGTGGCGAGGAGCAGTTGCTGCGGTTCACGCTGCAGTTCCTGCCAGAATTGATGTGGTGCTATCTTGCTGTCTCAGCCAGCAGAgacctgcagagcagtggaTGCATAGAGGCTCTTCTCCTAGGAGTTTATAACTTG GAGATAGTTGACAAAGAGGGACATAGCAAAGTGCTGAGTTTCACAATTCCATCTTTATCCAAACCCTCAGTCTATCATGAA cCTTCCAGCATTGGCTCCATGGCTCTCACTGAAGGAGCTTTGTCACAGCATGGATTGTCCAGGGTTGTGTACAGTGGACCTCATCCTCAGAGGGAGATGCTGACAGCCCAGAACAG GTTTGAAGTGCTGactttccttctgctctgttACAATGCTGCCTTAAGCTACATGCCTGCAATGTCTCTTCAGTCATTGTGTCAAATTTGTTCAAG AATTTGTGTCTGTGGATATCCTCGCCAACAAGTGAGAAAGTACAAGGGAGTCAACAGCAGGATTCCAGTTTCATCTGAATTCATGGTGCAAATGCTGACAGGGATCTATTATGCCTT TTATAATGGAGAATGGGATCTGGCTCGGAAAGCTATGGATGATGTTTTGTATAGAGCACAGCTTGAACTCTATCCAGAACCTCTGCTG GTTGCTAATGCAATAAAAGCTTCACTGCCTCAGGGTGCCATGAAATCTAGTAAAGAAGGTACAAGATGCATTCAGGTTGAAATTACACCTACTTCATCCAGAATATCAAGAAATGCTGTGACTAGTATGTCTATAAGAGGCCATAGATGGAAAAGGCATG ATAATTCTGATTTAGCAATTGAAGAAGAACTGATAGAAGTATCTGAAACCGATGAGGGGTTTTACTCTAGGGCTACTTCTGGTACAAGTCAGTCTGCCCTGTCTAACAGCAGCACCACGAGCAGCAAGAGCCTCTTAGGGAAGAGCCAACGAAGGTCTGGAGGAAGCAAacctggaggaaaggaaaaagaaggggaaacCTGCAGAGAGCATTTATCAAGGAAACAAACTCAGAGAGCCATGAGTGAGAATCTAGAGCTTGTCTCTCTGAAGAGACTGACACTGACAACCAGCCAGTCCCTGCCTAAgcctggcagccacagcctggccagAACGACCACTACTGTGTTTAGTAAATCCTTTGAACAGGTCAGTGGTGTCCCACTTCCAAATAATCGTGGTGGTGTCTCTGGTACAGAGGCAAACAGGTTTTCAGCTTGCAGTcttcaggaggaaaaattgATATATGGAACAGAAAGAACAGATCTTCCTATTTTAAGCAAACAACCTAATCAGCAGCGACCTCCTAGTATTAGCATAACTTTGTCAACAGATTGA
- the HYCC1 gene encoding hyccin isoform X2, with translation MLAVDTGVVEEWLSEFKTLPEASISSYAASLKDRTALISSLYKVIQEPQSELLEPVCHQLFEFYRSGEEQLLRFTLQFLPELMWCYLAVSASRDLQSSGCIEALLLGVYNLEIVDKEGHSKVLSFTIPSLSKPSVYHEPSSIGSMALTEGALSQHGLSRVVYSGPHPQREMLTAQNRFEVLTFLLLCYNAALSYMPAMSLQSLCQICSRICVCGYPRQQVRKYKGVNSRIPVSSEFMVQMLTGIYYAFYNGEWDLARKAMDDVLYRAQLELYPEPLLVANAIKASLPQGAMKSSKEGTRCIQVEITPTSSRISRNAVTSMSIRGHRWKRHEQPENGNDATELGNFIIPEISVTSVSGERTGNGEKSRALAENDVQHLQGVQETATDPRTDSKGMPEIRRQKSVRKMMEDGINSSGRVQF, from the exons ATGTTAGCTGTGGACACTGGGGTTGTGGAGGAGTGGTTATCAGAGTTCAAG acacTACCAGAAGCATCCATATCCAGCTATGCTGCTAGCTTGAAAGACAGGACTGCTTTGATTTCATCTCTTTATAAAGTAATTCAGGAGCCACAGAGTGAA CTTCTGGAGCCAGTTTGCCACCAGCTCTTTGAGTTCTATCGCAGTGGCGAGGAGCAGTTGCTGCGGTTCACGCTGCAGTTCCTGCCAGAATTGATGTGGTGCTATCTTGCTGTCTCAGCCAGCAGAgacctgcagagcagtggaTGCATAGAGGCTCTTCTCCTAGGAGTTTATAACTTG GAGATAGTTGACAAAGAGGGACATAGCAAAGTGCTGAGTTTCACAATTCCATCTTTATCCAAACCCTCAGTCTATCATGAA cCTTCCAGCATTGGCTCCATGGCTCTCACTGAAGGAGCTTTGTCACAGCATGGATTGTCCAGGGTTGTGTACAGTGGACCTCATCCTCAGAGGGAGATGCTGACAGCCCAGAACAG GTTTGAAGTGCTGactttccttctgctctgttACAATGCTGCCTTAAGCTACATGCCTGCAATGTCTCTTCAGTCATTGTGTCAAATTTGTTCAAG AATTTGTGTCTGTGGATATCCTCGCCAACAAGTGAGAAAGTACAAGGGAGTCAACAGCAGGATTCCAGTTTCATCTGAATTCATGGTGCAAATGCTGACAGGGATCTATTATGCCTT TTATAATGGAGAATGGGATCTGGCTCGGAAAGCTATGGATGATGTTTTGTATAGAGCACAGCTTGAACTCTATCCAGAACCTCTGCTG GTTGCTAATGCAATAAAAGCTTCACTGCCTCAGGGTGCCATGAAATCTAGTAAAGAAGGTACAAGATGCATTCAGGTTGAAATTACACCTACTTCATCCAGAATATCAAGAAATGCTGTGACTAGTATGTCTATAAGAGGCCATAGATGGAAAAGGCATG AACAACCAGAGAATGGTAATGATGCTACTGAATTGGGCAACTTTATCATACCTGAGATTAGTGTCACAAGTGTGTCTGGAGAGAggaccgggaatggggaaaagAGCAGAGCTCTAGCAGAGAATGATGTTCAGCATTTACAGGGAGTACAGGAAACAGCTACAGATCCTAGAACTGACAGCAAAGGCATGCCAGAAATCAGGAGGCAAAAATCTGTAAGAAAAATGATGGAGGATGGAATAAACTCATCTGGCAGAGTGCAGTTTTAG
- the HYCC1 gene encoding hyccin isoform X3: protein MLAVDTGVVEEWLSEFKTLPEASISSYAASLKDRTALISSLYKVIQEPQSELLEPVCHQLFEFYRSGEEQLLRFTLQFLPELMWCYLAVSASRDLQSSGCIEALLLGVYNLEIVDKEGHSKVLSFTIPSLSKPSVYHEPSSIGSMALTEGALSQHGLSRVVYSGPHPQREMLTAQNRFEVLTFLLLCYNAALSYMPAMSLQSLCQICSRICVCGYPRQQVRKYKGVNSRIPVSSEFMVQMLTGIYYAFYNGEWDLARKAMDDVLYRAQLELYPEPLLVANAIKASLPQGAMKSSKEGTRCIQVEITPTSSRISRNAVTSMSIRGHRWKRHEQPENGNDATELGNFIIPEISVTSVSGERTGNGEKSRALAENDVQHLQGVQETATDPRTDSKGMPEIRRQKSIILI from the exons ATGTTAGCTGTGGACACTGGGGTTGTGGAGGAGTGGTTATCAGAGTTCAAG acacTACCAGAAGCATCCATATCCAGCTATGCTGCTAGCTTGAAAGACAGGACTGCTTTGATTTCATCTCTTTATAAAGTAATTCAGGAGCCACAGAGTGAA CTTCTGGAGCCAGTTTGCCACCAGCTCTTTGAGTTCTATCGCAGTGGCGAGGAGCAGTTGCTGCGGTTCACGCTGCAGTTCCTGCCAGAATTGATGTGGTGCTATCTTGCTGTCTCAGCCAGCAGAgacctgcagagcagtggaTGCATAGAGGCTCTTCTCCTAGGAGTTTATAACTTG GAGATAGTTGACAAAGAGGGACATAGCAAAGTGCTGAGTTTCACAATTCCATCTTTATCCAAACCCTCAGTCTATCATGAA cCTTCCAGCATTGGCTCCATGGCTCTCACTGAAGGAGCTTTGTCACAGCATGGATTGTCCAGGGTTGTGTACAGTGGACCTCATCCTCAGAGGGAGATGCTGACAGCCCAGAACAG GTTTGAAGTGCTGactttccttctgctctgttACAATGCTGCCTTAAGCTACATGCCTGCAATGTCTCTTCAGTCATTGTGTCAAATTTGTTCAAG AATTTGTGTCTGTGGATATCCTCGCCAACAAGTGAGAAAGTACAAGGGAGTCAACAGCAGGATTCCAGTTTCATCTGAATTCATGGTGCAAATGCTGACAGGGATCTATTATGCCTT TTATAATGGAGAATGGGATCTGGCTCGGAAAGCTATGGATGATGTTTTGTATAGAGCACAGCTTGAACTCTATCCAGAACCTCTGCTG GTTGCTAATGCAATAAAAGCTTCACTGCCTCAGGGTGCCATGAAATCTAGTAAAGAAGGTACAAGATGCATTCAGGTTGAAATTACACCTACTTCATCCAGAATATCAAGAAATGCTGTGACTAGTATGTCTATAAGAGGCCATAGATGGAAAAGGCATG AACAACCAGAGAATGGTAATGATGCTACTGAATTGGGCAACTTTATCATACCTGAGATTAGTGTCACAAGTGTGTCTGGAGAGAggaccgggaatggggaaaagAGCAGAGCTCTAGCAGAGAATGATGTTCAGCATTTACAGGGAGTACAGGAAACAGCTACAGATCCTAGAACTGACAGCAAAGGCATGCCAGAAATCAGGAGGCAAAAATCT ATAATTCTGATTTAG